A genomic region of Zea mays cultivar B73 chromosome 6, Zm-B73-REFERENCE-NAM-5.0, whole genome shotgun sequence contains the following coding sequences:
- the LOC100217040 gene encoding Isovaleryl-CoA dehydrogenase, mitochondrial yields MPDRPNSSPARPLAPRRQFKESVRKFAQEAIAPRAAAIDASNHFPRDVDLWRLMGDFNLHGLTAPEEYGGMGLGYMYHCIAMEEITRASGAVGLSYGAHSNLCINQLVRHGNPEQKLKYLPKLISGEHIGALAMSEPNSGSDVVSMKCKAEKVDGGYVLNGNKMWCTNGPSAQTLVVYAKTDLAAGSKGITAFIIEKGMPGFSTAQKLDKLGMRGSDTCELVFENCFVPCENVLGEEGKGVYVMMSGLDLERLVLAAGPIGLMQACLDVVLPYVRQREQFGRPIGEFQFIQGKMADMYTSLQSSRSFVYSVARDCDNGKVDRKDCAGVILFAAENATQVALQAIQCLGGNGYINEYPTGRLLRDAKLFEIGAGTSEVRRMIIGRELFKED; encoded by the exons ATGCCTGATCGACCCAAttcctcgcccgcccgcccccttgCACCCCGCCGCCAGTTCAAGGAGAGCGTGCGCAAGTTCGCGCAGGAGGCCATCGCGCCGCGCGCCGcggccatcgacgcctccaaccacttcccgcGGGACGTGGACCTGTGGAGGCTCATGGGAGACTTCAACCTCCACGGCCTCACCGCGCCCGAGGAGTACGGCGGGATGGGGCTCGGGTACATGTACCACTGCATCGCCATGGAGGAGATCACCAGGGCATCCGGCGCCGTCGGCCTCTCCTACGGCGCGCACTCCAACCTCTGCATCAACCAGCTC GTCCGGCACGGAAACCCGGAGCAGAAGCTCAAGTATCTGCCCAAG CTGATCAGTGGGGAGCATATCGGGGCACTGGCGATGAGTGAACCCAACT CTGGCTCTGATGTCGTCAGCATGAAGTGCAAAGCTGAGAAAGTGGACGGTGGCTATGTCCTTAATGGGAATAAGATGTGGTGCACCAATGGCCCGTCTGCTCAGACACTG GTTGTTTACGCAAAAACAGATCTAGCTGCAGGGTCAAAAGGAATAACTGCATTCATAATCGAGAAAGGGATGCCCGG GTTCAGTACTGCTCAGAAGTTGGACAAACTTGGCATGAGAGGAAGCGACAC GTGTGAGCTTGTTTTTGAGAACTGCTTTGTGCCATGCGAAAATGTCCTCGGTGAAGAAGGCAAAG GTGTTTATGTCATGATGTCAGGGCTTGATCTGGAAAGGCTTGTATTAGCTGCGGGCCCTATTGGCCTTATGCAGGCATGCCTTGATGTTGTACTTCCATATGTTCGCCAGAGGGAGCAATTCGGCCGTCCAATTGGTGAATTTCAGTTCATACAG GGGAAAATGGCTGATATGTACACTTCGTTGCAGTCGTCAAG ATCATTTGTATACTCAGTTGCTAGGGACTGCGATAATGGCAAAGTTGATCGCAAG GATTGTGCAGGAGTAATTCTCTTTGCTGCTGAAAATGCAACCCAAGTTGCACTTCAG GCAATCCAGTGTCTTGGTGGAAATGGGTACATAAATGAGTACCCAACTGGTCGTCTCCTGAGAGATGCAAAATTGTTTGAGATTGGTGCCGGTACTAGTGAGGTAAGAAGAATGATAATTGGCCGTGAGCTCTTCAAAGAGGACTGA
- the LOC100285889 gene encoding Probable serine/threonine-protein kinase PBL26, whose protein sequence is MSCFGCFKPDKKVPPRRTESREVTVVNKAPSQNEAPPRESGSIRPPPVASKHKHRPSSETAASIEPPKGSCSVAKTAKAFTFRELATATKNFRSDCLLGEGGFGRVYKGRLENGQLVAVKQLDLNGYQGNREFLVEVLMLSLLHHPNLVNLVGYCADGDQRLLVYEYMALGSLADHLLDSTPDQVPLSWYLRMKIAYGTAKGLEYLHEKANPPVIYRDLKSPNILLDEKYNPKLSDFGLAKLGPVEGKTHISTRVMGTYGYCAPEYIRTGQLTVKTDVYSFGVFLLELITGRRAVDTSRPASEQILVNWVKPMLRDRKRYNELVDPHLRGEYPEKDLSQAVGVAAMCLQEEASVRPYMSDAVVALGFLAEMPAGYKHKSGPILQMKQVGDPSRTGSTKQDKDAYNRQKAVAEAIEWGSLRQKQKAQNPEKKALSQGISPPEASRL, encoded by the exons ATGAGCTGCTTCGGATGCTTCAAGCCCGACAAGAAGGTGCCACCCAGGAGGACGGAATCCAGGGAGGTCACGGTCGTCAACAAGGCCCCCAGCCAGAACGAAGCGCCTCCCAGGGAATCTG GGTCCATCAGGCCACCACCAGTTGCTTCGAAGCACAAGCACAGGCCATCATCTGAAACAGCAGCAAGCATCGAACCTCCTAAAGGAAGTTGTTCTGTTGCCAAAACCGCAAAAGCATTCACGTTCCGTGAGCTAGCCACGGCCACGAAAAACTTCCGCTCTGACTGCCTTCTCGGAGAAGGGGGATTCGGCAGGGTATACAAGGGCAGGCTTGAAAACGGACAG CTTGTTGCTGTCAAGCAACTAGACCTGAATGGGTATCAAGGCAACAGAGAGTTCCTAGTTGAGGTCCTGATGCTCAGCCTATTGCACCATCCAAACCTAGTCAATTTGGTGGGCTATTGTGCAGATGGAGATCAAAGGCTTCTGGTTTATGAGTACATGGCACTTGGCTCACTTGCAGATCACCTGCTTG ATAGCACTCCTGATCAAGTGCCACTGAGTTGGTATCTCAGGATGAAGATAGCTTATGGAACTGCAAAAGGGCTTGAATACCTCCATGAGAAGGCGAACCCACCTGTCATTTACCGGGATCTCAAGTCCCCCAACATCCTTCTCGATGAGAAGTACAACCCTAAGCTCTCAGATTTTGGGCTCGCAAAGCTTGGCCCAGTTGAGGGAAAGACACACATCTCCACTCGGGTGATGGGAACGTATGGGTACTGCGCTCCGGAATACATAAGAACAGGCCAGCTAACTGTCAAGACCGACGTGTACAGTTTTGGGGTTTTCCTACTGGAGTTGATCACAGGAAGAAGAGCAGTGGATACCTCCAGGCCAGCAAGTGAACAGATCCTGGTTAACTGG GTCAAGCCCATGCTGAGAGACAGGAAGAGATACAATGAGCTAGTAGACCCTCATCTTAGAGGTGAGTACCCAGAAAAAGACTTGAGCCAGGCTGTGGGTGTGGCAGCAATGTGCCTACAAGAGGAAGCCTCAGTCCGGCCTTACATGAGTGATGCTGTTGTGGCACTGGGATTCCTTGCAGAAATGCCTGCTGGCTATAAACACAAATCTGGACCCATACTCCAAATGAAACAAGTTGGAGATCCCTCACGAACTGGTAGCACTAAGCAAGATAAGGATGCGTACAATCGTCAAAAAGCTGTAGCTGAGGCCATTGAGTGGGGCTCACTGAGGCAGAAACAGAAGGCTCAAAATCCAGAAAAGAAAGCTCTAAGTCAAGGTATATCCCCTCCAGAAGCCAGCAGACTGTGA
- the LOC100281724 gene encoding L-type lectin-domain containing receptor kinase VIII.2 precursor produces the protein MPALASTAMARAAAPILLHLLLLLLLLTDHGPGPAAAVRFDYASLTLGSLRLLGDAHLKNGTIRLSRDLPVPTSGAGRALYATAVPLRGGFSTQFAFTVATLNPSSVGGGLAFVLATDGATLGDAGAYIGVSVATDAAAVEFDTLMDVQFGDPNGNHVGLDLGSMVSAAAADLGGDDAGVDLASGRTINAWIDYRPSSSPSGSAAGILEVFVSYAPKQPPKPVLSAPLDLAEAVKDAAFVGFSASTQGSTEVHAIEWWSFSTASPAPSPRSAAPAPESQALPPPVATPVLPSPLLPGGTTTAPAPPSGSAGAPAASIAPSSGATVGRNAAGSGTPRPPAAVAGAATAGAFVAASFAGVALWALARRARARKRQAALAVGTRRDSSVASAAALARSPREFSYKELSAATRGFDASRVVGNGAFGTVYKGIVPDTGAMVAVKRCTTGARGGGGGSGEQARSEFLSELSIIAGLRHRNLLRLQGWCYEKGEILLVYDYMRNGSLDRALFDASAPVLPWRHRREILAGVASALAYLHHECERRVIHRDVKSSNVMLDEAYRARLGDFGLARQAEHGESPDATAAAGTMGYLAPEYLLTGRASECTDVFSFGALALEVACGRRPIGATPEGVGGCCSNLVEWVWSLHAEARILGAVDPRLGGEFEEGEARRALLVGLACSSPEPALRPGMRAVVQVLGGEADPPFVPAARPSMSLGSANQQLLLSLQDSVSDYHAMLGLPLSDSSSSGSLSSSSLTSTLRRGGHDIRVSSTAGEAR, from the coding sequence ATGCCGGCGCTCGCGTCCACCGCCATGGCCCGAGCCGCCGCGCccatcctcctccacctcctcctccttcTGCTCCTCCTCACTGACCACGGCCCCGGCCCCGCCGCCGCGGTGCGCTTCGACTACGCCTCGCTCACCCTCGGCAGCCTGAGGCTGCTGGGCGACGCGCACCTCAAGAACGGCACCATCCGCCTGTCCCGGGACCTGCCCGTCCCGACCTCGGGCGCCGGCCGCGCGCTCTACGCCACCGCGGTGCCCCTCCGCGGGGGCTTCTCCACGCAGTTCGCCTTCACCGTGGCCACGCTCAACCCGTCCTCCGTCGGCGGCGGGCTGGCCTTCGTGCTCGCCACCGACGGGGCCACGCTCGGCGACGCGGGCGCGTACATCGGCGTGTCCGTCGCCACCGACGCCGCCGCCGTCGAGTTCGACACGCTCATGGACGTCCAGTTCGGCGACCCCAACGGCAACCACGTCGGCCTGGATCTCGGCTCCATGGTCTCGGCAGCCGCAGCCGACCTCGGGGGCGACGATGCCGGCGTCGACCTCGCCAGCGGCAGGACCATCAACGCCTGGATCGACTACCgcccctcttcttctccttccggcTCCGCCGCCGGTATCTTGGAGGTCTTCGTGTCCTACGCGCCCAAGCAACCGCCCAAGCCCGTGCTCTCCGCGCCGCTCGACCTCGCGGAGGCCGTCAAGGACGCCGCGTTCGTCGGATTCTCCGCCTCCACTCAGGGGAGCACGGAGGTGCACGCCATCGAGTGGTGGAGCTTCTCCACCGCGTCGCCGGCCCCGTCCCCGCGTTCCGCCGCGCCGGCGCCGGAGTCCCAGGCGCTCCCGCCTcccgtcgccactccggtgctccCGTCGCCGCTGCTCCCGGGAGGGACGACGACGGCGCCAGCGCCGCCATCCGGGAGCGCCGGCGCGCCCGCCGCCTCGATCGCCCCGTCGTCAGGCGCCACGGTGGGGAGGAATGCCGCCGGATCGGGGACGCCGCGCCCTCCCGCGGCCGTGGCCGGCGCCGCCACGGCAGGCGCCTTCGTGGCCGCCTCCTTCGCGGGCGTCGCGCTCTGGGCGCTAGCGCGCCGCGCAAGGGCCAGGAAGCGGCAGGCCGCGTTGGCGGTGGGCACCAGGCGCGACAGCAGCGTGgcgtcggcggcggcgctcgCGCGGTCCCCGCGGGAGTTCAGCTACAAGGAGCTGAGCGCCGCGACGAGGGGCTTCGACGCGTCGCGCGTCGTCGGCAACGGTGCGTTCGGCACCGTGTACAAGGGCATCGTGCCGGACACGGGCGCCATGGTCGCCGTGAAGCGCTGCACCACgggcgcgcgcggcggcggcggcggcagcggcgagCAGGCGCGTTCGGAGTTCCTGTCGGAGCTCTCCATCATCGCGGGGCTCCGGCACCGCAACCTGCTCCGGCTGCAGGGGTGGTGCTACGAGAAGGGGGAGATCCTGCTGGTGTACGACTACATGCGCAACGGCAGCCTGGACAGGGCGCTGTTCGACGCGTCGGCGCCCGTGCTGCCGTGGCGGCACCGGCGCGAGATCCTGGCCGGCGTGGCGTCGGCGCTGGCCTACCTCCACCACGAGTGCGAGCGGCGCGTGATCCACCGGGACGTCAAGTCCAGCAACGTGATGCTGGACGAGGCGTACCGCGCGCGGCTGGGCGACTTCGGGCTGGCGCGGCAGGCGGAGCACGGCGAGTCCCCCgacgcgacggcggcggcgggcacCATGGGGTACCTGGCGCCCGAGTACCTGCTGACGGGCCGCGCCAGCGAGTGCACCGACGTGTTCAGCTTCGGCGCGCTGGCGCTGGAGGTGGCGTGCGGGCGGCGGCCGATCGGCGCCACCCCTGAGGGCGTCGGCGGGTGCTGCAGCAACCTGGTGGAGTGGGTGTGGAGCCTGCACGCGGAGGCCCGGATTCTGGGCGCCGTGGACCCGCGGCTGGGCGGGGAGTTCGAGGAGGGCGAGGCCCGGCGCGCCCTGCTGGTGGGGCTGGCGTGCTCCAGCCCGGAGCCGGCGCTGCGGCCCGGGATGCGCGCCGTGGTGCAGGTGCTGGGCGGCGAGGCGGACCCGCCGTTCGTGCCGGCGGCGCGGCCGTCCATGAGCCTCGGCAGCGCCAACCAGCAGCTGCTGCTGAGCCTGCAGGACAGCGTGTCGGACTACCACGCCATGCTGGGGCTCCCGCTGTCGGACTCGTCGTCGTCCGGCTCGCTCAGCTCGTCCTCGCTCACCAGCACGCTGCGCAGGGGCGGCCACGACATCCGGGTCAGCAGCACCGCCGGCGAAGCCAGGTGA
- the LOC100217040 gene encoding isovaleryl-CoA dehydrogenase, mitochondrial isoform X1, which produces MQRWLPALLRRAAPGGGAARLLATSSLLFDDTQEQFKESVRKFAQEAIAPRAAAIDASNHFPRDVDLWRLMGDFNLHGLTAPEEYGGMGLGYMYHCIAMEEITRASGAVGLSYGAHSNLCINQLVRHGNPEQKLKYLPKLISGEHIGALAMSEPNSGSDVVSMKCKAEKVDGGYVLNGNKMWCTNGPSAQTLVVYAKTDLAAGSKGITAFIIEKGMPGFSTAQKLDKLGMRGSDTCELVFENCFVPCENVLGEEGKGVYVMMSGLDLERLVLAAGPIGLMQACLDVVLPYVRQREQFGRPIGEFQFIQGKMADMYTSLQSSRSFVYSVARDCDNGKVDRKDCAGVILFAAENATQVALQAIQCLGGNGYINEYPTGRLLRDAKLFEIGAGTSEVRRMIIGRELFKED; this is translated from the exons ATGCAGCGGTGGCTCCCGGCGCTCCTCCGCCGCGCGGcgcccggcggcggcgcggcgcggctCCTCGCCACGTCCTCCCTCCTCTTCGACGACACGCAGGAGCAG TTCAAGGAGAGCGTGCGCAAGTTCGCGCAGGAGGCCATCGCGCCGCGCGCCGcggccatcgacgcctccaaccacttcccgcGGGACGTGGACCTGTGGAGGCTCATGGGAGACTTCAACCTCCACGGCCTCACCGCGCCCGAGGAGTACGGCGGGATGGGGCTCGGGTACATGTACCACTGCATCGCCATGGAGGAGATCACCAGGGCATCCGGCGCCGTCGGCCTCTCCTACGGCGCGCACTCCAACCTCTGCATCAACCAGCTC GTCCGGCACGGAAACCCGGAGCAGAAGCTCAAGTATCTGCCCAAG CTGATCAGTGGGGAGCATATCGGGGCACTGGCGATGAGTGAACCCAACT CTGGCTCTGATGTCGTCAGCATGAAGTGCAAAGCTGAGAAAGTGGACGGTGGCTATGTCCTTAATGGGAATAAGATGTGGTGCACCAATGGCCCGTCTGCTCAGACACTG GTTGTTTACGCAAAAACAGATCTAGCTGCAGGGTCAAAAGGAATAACTGCATTCATAATCGAGAAAGGGATGCCCGG GTTCAGTACTGCTCAGAAGTTGGACAAACTTGGCATGAGAGGAAGCGACAC GTGTGAGCTTGTTTTTGAGAACTGCTTTGTGCCATGCGAAAATGTCCTCGGTGAAGAAGGCAAAG GTGTTTATGTCATGATGTCAGGGCTTGATCTGGAAAGGCTTGTATTAGCTGCGGGCCCTATTGGCCTTATGCAGGCATGCCTTGATGTTGTACTTCCATATGTTCGCCAGAGGGAGCAATTCGGCCGTCCAATTGGTGAATTTCAGTTCATACAG GGGAAAATGGCTGATATGTACACTTCGTTGCAGTCGTCAAG ATCATTTGTATACTCAGTTGCTAGGGACTGCGATAATGGCAAAGTTGATCGCAAG GATTGTGCAGGAGTAATTCTCTTTGCTGCTGAAAATGCAACCCAAGTTGCACTTCAG GCAATCCAGTGTCTTGGTGGAAATGGGTACATAAATGAGTACCCAACTGGTCGTCTCCTGAGAGATGCAAAATTGTTTGAGATTGGTGCCGGTACTAGTGAGGTAAGAAGAATGATAATTGGCCGTGAGCTCTTCAAAGAGGACTGA